A single Anopheles arabiensis isolate DONGOLA chromosome X, AaraD3, whole genome shotgun sequence DNA region contains:
- the LOC120905564 gene encoding vegetative cell wall protein gp1-like has product MEGNSDSDKISIPLEVVHVTIHWKASGEQPPDPDEQEAAEPAESTTATVTVEEPHPAEPSPEEEPPEDVRAEPRPKVRVRSPIIEDPNEEREDTPCCASPPPPPEPIPERPVSPIPPNSPERHPVPEIESPSPPPPAAAATGTKSPEVPARCQDTLSPTGSTKSTESVRPKPATPSSKAPERLTLSPTPSGPSEDTGGPMASPSNRGKSKSTGRNLGGWI; this is encoded by the coding sequence AAAATCAGTATTCCCTTGGAGGTAGTACACGTCACCATCCATTGGAAAGCGAGTGGGGAGCAGCCACCGGACCCGGACGAGCAGGAGGCCGCCGAGCCGGCTGAATCGACCACGGCCACGGTCACGGTGGAGGAGCCGCATCCCGCCGAACCCTCGCCGGAGGAGGAACCGCCGGAGGACGTACGGGCGGAGCCCCGGCCGAAGGTGCGCGTCCGTTCGCCCATCATCGAGGACCCGAACGAGGAGCGCGAGGACACGCCGTGCTGTGCCAgcccgccaccaccgccggaaCCGATCCCCGAGCGGCCGGTGTCGCCGATTCCGCCCAACAGCCCGGAACGTCATCCCGTGCCGGAGATTGAGTCaccctcaccaccaccaccagcagcagcagcaacgggtACCAAATCACCGGAAGTGCCTGCCCGCTGTCAGGACACGCTGTCGCCCACCGGTTCCACCAAGTCAACCGAATCGGTCCGCCCCAAGCCGGCGACGCCCTCGTCCAAGGCGCCGGAGCGGCTCACGCTCAGTCCAACCCCCTCCGGCCCGTCGGAGGACACCGGCGGTCCGATGGCGTCACCCTCGAACCGCGGCAAGTCCAAGAGCACGGGCCGCAATCTGGGCGGCTGGATCTAG